A genomic window from Micromonospora violae includes:
- a CDS encoding RelA/SpoT family protein: protein MSHDVVPPAEGTVHPTGDADGSVTDRTGDAPSRVTGNGSGRVSDASTVRPTSGPSSAEASPGADGVVVPFPTDAGLDPSPSGGFGFSNAPTGRRVRARLARFNAPWQTSQVSEVLEPLIASHRDNHPKADARLLQRAFDTAARWHSGQYRKSGDPYITHPLAVATILGNLGMDTTTLVAALLHDTIEDTEYTLDQMRADFGGEVALLVDGVTKLDKVKLGDAAKAETIRKMVVAMAKDPRVLVIKLADRLHNMRTLTFLPRPKQEQKAKETLEILAPLAHRLGMNTIKWELEDLSFGTLFPKRYEEINRLIGEHQPQREALLRQVTQKVQTDLKAAKIKAETTGRPKHLYSIYQKMIVRGRDFNDIYDLVGVRILVDTVRDCYAALGVIHANWQPVPGRFKDYIAMPKFNMYQSLHTTVIGPTGKPVEMQIRTYAMHRTAEFGIAAHWKYKEHKGTQIVGPPAHIDEMTWLRQLLDWQREAADPSEFLDALRFDLSSQEVYVFTPKGDVIPLPTGSTPVDFAYAVHTEVGHKCIGARVNGKLVPLESTLSNGDVIEIFTSKSETAGPTQDWLGFVKSPRARTKIRQYFNKERREEAIEAGKDAIVKAMRKQGMPLQRMLTSDALMSIARDLHLADVASLYAAVGDSQVSAQSVVQKLMAAYGGEEGAAEDIAETAVATRPPRSRQSSSDPGVVVRGVSDVWIKLARCCTPVPPDSVFGFVTRSGGVSVHRDDCANAEDLRAQSERVVEVSWKLTSASTFLVAIQVEALDRHKLLADVTRVLSDERVNILSATVTTTRDRVAVSRFSFEMADPKHLGHLLATVRKVDGVFDAYRVTSGA from the coding sequence GTGTCCCACGATGTCGTCCCTCCGGCGGAGGGCACGGTGCACCCCACAGGCGACGCTGACGGCTCGGTGACAGACCGGACAGGCGACGCGCCGTCCCGGGTGACGGGCAACGGCTCCGGCAGGGTTTCCGACGCGAGCACGGTGCGTCCGACCAGTGGCCCGTCGAGCGCCGAGGCGTCACCCGGCGCCGACGGTGTCGTGGTGCCGTTCCCGACCGATGCCGGCCTCGACCCGTCGCCCAGCGGTGGCTTCGGGTTCTCCAACGCGCCCACGGGCCGACGGGTCCGGGCCCGGCTGGCCCGGTTCAACGCGCCCTGGCAGACCTCCCAGGTCAGCGAGGTGCTGGAGCCGCTCATCGCGAGCCACCGGGACAACCATCCCAAGGCGGACGCCCGGCTGCTCCAGCGCGCCTTCGACACGGCCGCGCGGTGGCACTCCGGGCAGTACCGCAAGTCCGGTGACCCCTACATCACCCACCCCCTCGCCGTGGCGACGATCCTCGGCAACCTGGGCATGGACACCACCACCCTGGTCGCCGCGCTGCTGCACGACACCATCGAGGACACGGAGTACACCCTCGACCAGATGCGGGCCGACTTCGGTGGCGAGGTCGCCCTGCTGGTCGACGGCGTCACCAAGCTCGACAAGGTCAAGCTCGGTGACGCGGCCAAGGCCGAGACGATCCGCAAGATGGTCGTCGCCATGGCCAAGGACCCGCGGGTGCTGGTGATCAAGCTGGCCGACCGGCTGCACAACATGCGCACCCTGACATTCCTGCCCCGCCCCAAGCAGGAGCAGAAGGCCAAGGAGACGCTGGAGATCCTGGCGCCGCTGGCGCACCGGCTCGGTATGAACACGATCAAGTGGGAGCTGGAGGACCTGTCCTTCGGCACGCTGTTCCCGAAGCGCTACGAGGAGATCAACCGGCTGATCGGGGAGCACCAGCCGCAGCGCGAGGCGCTGCTGCGGCAGGTGACGCAGAAGGTGCAGACCGACCTGAAGGCCGCCAAGATCAAGGCGGAGACCACCGGGCGGCCGAAGCACCTCTACTCGATCTACCAGAAGATGATCGTGCGGGGTCGCGACTTCAACGACATCTACGACCTGGTCGGCGTGCGCATCCTGGTCGACACGGTTCGCGACTGCTACGCGGCGCTGGGCGTGATCCACGCCAACTGGCAGCCGGTGCCGGGCCGGTTCAAGGACTACATCGCCATGCCCAAGTTCAACATGTACCAGTCGTTGCACACGACTGTCATCGGGCCCACCGGCAAGCCGGTGGAGATGCAGATCCGCACGTACGCGATGCACCGCACCGCCGAGTTCGGCATCGCCGCGCACTGGAAGTACAAGGAGCACAAGGGCACCCAGATCGTCGGCCCGCCGGCACACATCGACGAGATGACCTGGCTGCGGCAGCTGCTCGACTGGCAGCGTGAGGCGGCCGACCCGAGCGAGTTCCTCGACGCGCTGCGCTTCGACCTGTCCAGCCAGGAGGTGTACGTCTTCACCCCGAAGGGTGACGTCATCCCGCTGCCGACCGGGTCGACGCCGGTGGATTTCGCGTACGCGGTGCACACCGAGGTGGGGCACAAGTGCATCGGGGCGCGGGTCAACGGCAAGCTGGTGCCCCTCGAGTCGACGCTCTCCAACGGCGACGTGATCGAGATCTTCACGTCGAAGTCCGAGACGGCCGGCCCCACACAGGACTGGCTGGGCTTCGTCAAGAGCCCGCGCGCCCGTACGAAGATCCGGCAGTACTTCAACAAGGAGCGCCGCGAGGAGGCGATCGAGGCCGGCAAGGACGCGATCGTCAAGGCGATGCGCAAGCAGGGCATGCCGTTGCAGCGGATGCTCACCTCCGACGCCTTGATGTCGATCGCCCGGGACCTGCACCTGGCCGACGTGGCCTCGCTCTACGCGGCGGTCGGCGACAGCCAGGTCTCCGCGCAGTCGGTGGTGCAGAAGCTGATGGCCGCGTACGGCGGCGAGGAGGGCGCGGCGGAGGACATCGCCGAGACCGCCGTCGCCACCCGGCCGCCGCGCAGCCGGCAGAGCAGCAGCGACCCGGGCGTGGTGGTCCGGGGCGTCAGCGACGTCTGGATCAAGCTGGCCCGCTGCTGCACCCCGGTCCCACCGGACTCGGTGTTCGGTTTCGTCACCCGCTCCGGCGGGGTGAGCGTGCACCGCGACGACTGCGCCAACGCCGAGGACCTGCGCGCGCAGAGCGAGCGGGTGGTCGAGGTGAGTTGGAAGCTCACCTCCGCCTCGACGTTCCTGGTCGCCATCCAGGTGGAGGCGTTGGACCGGCACAAGCTGCTGGCCGACGTCACCCGGGTGCTCTCGGACGAACGGGTCAACATCCTCTCCGCCACCGTCACCACCACCCGCGACCGGGTGGCGGTGAGCCGGTTCAGCTTCGAGATGGCCGACCCGAAGCACCTGGGCCACCTGCTGGCCACGGTCCGCAAGGTCGACGGCGTCTTCGACGCCTACCGGGTCACCTCCGGGGCCTGA
- a CDS encoding peptidylprolyl isomerase: MTSTRERQRAAARARLEKEMAERAAKARKRRQTTAIVSAAAALVLVVAGTVWLAVSLGGDDDKSDTAAPAAGMAECAYNALPTEQRPPQIKDVGVPGSQQSSTGVQTMTIDTNLGPITAKVDRSLVPCTAGSFTYLAEKNFFDNTKCHRLVTEGIKVLQCGDPSATGNGWRDTDGQGGPSYRMAEENLPTDKRPPYPEGVIAMAKSQDPGSTGSQFFIVFGDSPLDPAYTVLGTITGGMDLVQDVAKAGDDGAFAQQAGGGHPKKEVIIKDLTMSPPQS; the protein is encoded by the coding sequence GTGACGTCCACCAGAGAGCGGCAGCGCGCGGCGGCCCGCGCCCGGCTCGAGAAGGAGATGGCCGAGCGCGCGGCCAAGGCCCGCAAGCGCCGCCAGACGACGGCGATCGTCAGCGCGGCCGCCGCGCTGGTGCTCGTGGTCGCCGGCACCGTCTGGCTGGCGGTGAGCCTCGGCGGCGACGACGACAAGAGCGACACCGCCGCGCCGGCGGCCGGCATGGCGGAGTGCGCGTACAACGCGCTGCCCACCGAGCAGCGGCCCCCGCAGATCAAGGACGTGGGGGTGCCGGGCAGTCAGCAGTCCTCCACGGGCGTGCAGACCATGACGATCGACACGAACCTCGGCCCGATCACCGCCAAGGTCGACCGGTCGCTGGTGCCGTGCACGGCGGGCAGCTTCACCTACCTCGCGGAGAAGAACTTCTTCGACAACACCAAGTGCCACCGGCTGGTGACCGAGGGCATCAAGGTGTTGCAGTGCGGTGACCCCAGCGCCACCGGCAACGGCTGGCGGGACACCGACGGCCAGGGCGGCCCGAGCTACCGCATGGCCGAGGAGAACCTGCCCACCGACAAGCGCCCGCCGTACCCGGAGGGTGTCATCGCGATGGCCAAGTCCCAGGACCCGGGGAGCACCGGCAGCCAGTTCTTCATCGTGTTCGGCGACTCCCCGCTGGACCCGGCGTACACCGTGCTGGGCACCATCACCGGCGGCATGGATCTCGTCCAGGACGTGGCGAAGGCCGGCGACGACGGGGCGTTCGCCCAGCAGGCCGGCGGCGGCCACCCGAAGAAGGAGGTCATCATCAAGGACCTCACGATGAGCCCGCCGCAGAGCTGA
- a CDS encoding adenine phosphoribosyltransferase, with protein sequence MTETHSAAARGDSGPEAARLVASRVLDVPDFPKPGVLFKDLMPLFADGKVFREVIDGIVAYHGRDTFDVVVGIEARGFVVAAAIAYATGVGVVPVRKAGKLPRPAHSVSYALEYGEATLEVHEDAFTAGHRVLVVDDVLATGGTAEATLDLVERAGGTVSGFTVLLELGFLGGRERLAPRPVHALLTV encoded by the coding sequence GTGACGGAGACCCACAGCGCCGCAGCGCGCGGGGACAGTGGTCCGGAGGCCGCCCGACTGGTTGCCAGTCGCGTGCTGGACGTGCCCGACTTTCCCAAGCCCGGCGTCCTGTTCAAGGACCTGATGCCGCTGTTCGCCGACGGCAAGGTCTTCCGTGAGGTGATCGACGGGATCGTCGCGTACCACGGACGGGACACCTTCGACGTGGTGGTCGGCATCGAGGCGCGCGGGTTCGTCGTCGCGGCGGCCATCGCGTACGCGACCGGGGTGGGCGTGGTGCCGGTGCGCAAGGCCGGCAAGCTGCCCCGACCGGCGCACTCGGTCTCCTACGCGCTGGAGTACGGCGAGGCCACCCTCGAAGTGCACGAGGACGCCTTCACCGCCGGGCACCGGGTGTTGGTGGTCGACGACGTGCTGGCCACCGGCGGCACCGCCGAGGCGACGCTGGACCTGGTCGAGCGGGCCGGTGGCACCGTCTCCGGCTTCACCGTGCTGCTGGAGCTCGGTTTCCTGGGTGGGCGTGAGCGACTGGCGCCGCGTCCCGTCCACGCCCTGCTGACCGTTTGA
- the yajC gene encoding preprotein translocase subunit YajC, translating to MGRSVTVHYAAAGGGAGSFTPILMIALLFGVMYFMMIRPQQKRRREAEAMQSNLGPGDEVVTIGGLYGTVTGIEDDTVLIEVAPGVQTRYARPAIARVVTRAELPAEPVTEDADTVKD from the coding sequence ATGGGAAGGTCAGTAACCGTGCATTACGCAGCAGCGGGCGGCGGGGCCGGCAGTTTCACGCCGATCCTGATGATCGCCCTGCTCTTCGGTGTCATGTATTTCATGATGATCCGGCCCCAGCAGAAGCGCCGCCGTGAGGCGGAGGCGATGCAGTCCAACCTCGGCCCTGGCGACGAGGTCGTGACCATCGGCGGGCTCTACGGCACGGTCACCGGCATCGAGGACGACACCGTCCTGATCGAGGTCGCACCGGGCGTGCAGACCCGCTACGCCCGCCCGGCCATCGCGCGGGTCGTCACCCGTGCGGAGCTGCCGGCCGAGCCGGTCACCGAGGACGCGGACACCGTCAAGGACTGA
- the secF gene encoding protein translocase subunit SecF, with protein MAENGLASRLYNGEAGLNIVGRRKVWFGVAGLLILIAILSFSIRGFSLGIEFAGGNSFQVPASVGTLDDAEREVNSALAAQNTGVEVATTQKVGDAYELRTSQLDAEQATAVTAQIAEDLGINVNDISSNQVSEAWGSQVTERAVLGLVIFIALVMVYLILRFEWRMAVAAVVSLITNLILTAGIYSLVGFEVTPSTIIGFLTILGFALYDVVVVFDKVQENTRGITANNNQTYGEAANLAINQSLMRSLNTSVVALLPVGGLLFIGAGLLGAGTLKDLGLVLFVGMAVAFLTSILVATPLLALLKNYDPRIQAHNKRVLTRRGAVSRGEVTGKGAASPAARADATDEPVDPDAAALAGAAPKVGARPAGKRPTGARGGRPGGGGNRPGGAKRR; from the coding sequence ATGGCTGAAAACGGTCTGGCGAGCCGCCTCTACAACGGCGAGGCCGGTCTCAACATCGTCGGTCGGCGCAAGGTCTGGTTCGGCGTCGCCGGGCTCCTGATCCTGATTGCGATCCTCAGCTTCTCGATCCGCGGGTTCAGCCTGGGCATCGAGTTCGCCGGCGGCAACTCGTTCCAGGTGCCGGCCAGCGTCGGCACGCTGGACGACGCCGAGCGGGAGGTCAACTCGGCCCTCGCCGCGCAGAACACCGGCGTCGAGGTGGCCACCACGCAGAAGGTCGGCGACGCCTACGAGCTGCGTACGTCGCAGCTCGACGCCGAACAGGCCACCGCGGTCACGGCCCAGATCGCCGAGGACCTCGGCATCAACGTCAACGACATCAGCAGCAACCAGGTCAGTGAGGCGTGGGGCAGTCAGGTCACCGAGCGGGCCGTGCTCGGTCTGGTCATCTTCATCGCACTGGTGATGGTCTACCTGATCCTGCGCTTCGAGTGGCGGATGGCGGTCGCCGCGGTCGTCTCGCTGATCACGAACCTGATCCTCACCGCCGGCATCTACTCGCTGGTCGGCTTCGAGGTCACCCCGTCGACGATCATCGGTTTCCTCACCATCCTGGGCTTCGCGCTCTACGACGTGGTGGTGGTCTTCGACAAGGTCCAGGAGAACACCCGGGGCATCACCGCCAACAACAACCAGACGTACGGTGAGGCGGCCAACCTGGCCATCAACCAGAGCCTGATGCGGTCGCTGAACACCTCCGTGGTCGCCCTGCTGCCGGTCGGCGGTCTGCTCTTCATCGGTGCCGGCCTGCTCGGCGCCGGCACGCTGAAGGACCTCGGTCTGGTGCTGTTCGTCGGTATGGCGGTGGCGTTCCTGACCTCCATCCTGGTGGCCACCCCGCTGCTGGCGCTGCTGAAGAACTACGACCCGCGGATCCAGGCGCACAACAAGCGCGTCCTGACCCGGCGGGGCGCGGTCAGCCGCGGCGAGGTCACCGGTAAGGGTGCCGCGAGTCCGGCAGCCCGGGCCGACGCGACCGACGAGCCGGTCGACCCGGACGCCGCCGCGCTGGCGGGCGCCGCCCCCAAGGTGGGCGCTCGGCCGGCGGGCAAGCGGCCGACCGGCGCCCGGGGCGGTCGCCCGGGTGGCGGCGGCAACCGGCCGGGTGGCGCCAAGCGGCGCTGA
- the secD gene encoding protein translocase subunit SecD: MAPPQGQMRPGRQLAVLGFIFVVLYLLVFFAGASGSWKDRLEPKLGLDLIGGTRVTLEATNSVDGKPPTAENLEEAREIIESRVNAFGVAEAEVVTEGNRNIVISLPGENRNLDDVGEAAELRFRKVLKAASGSGVAEAPPAATPTPSGSVAPSGSPTPSGAATPTPTGSASPKVTSSPSGGQGGMAPASPSATPTPTPSASATASPSASSEPVPASVEEQRKAVEQKVGAAAWQAANGLQAPADLSADPSLADKLKPFGTLSPQEVAVLPAQMQFNVPTIGCAQLDQRPPASISDPKQQVVSCEDGATKYLLDQAKVLGTDVSDADAVLDQTNAWVVSLDFTGDGQGKWTSLTREAFNNEGQACDATALGQDGKCRVAVVLDNKIVSSPEIQGVLTGNSQITGNFNQKDASTLAGQLRYGALPVTFEQQEAQNVTATLGASHLRAGLLAAGIGMLLVIIYAFFYYRLLGSVIFLSLILSALLVFGALVVLGRQIGFTLTLAGIAGMIVSLGVAADSFVIYFERLKDEIREGRSPRSAVPRAWIRARRTIISANAITLLSAVVLYVVSVGTVKGFAFALGLATVLDLVVVFLFRHPIMTMFARTRAFLSPRVSGLGRALPARNQPTQPRNPRAKEA, encoded by the coding sequence GTGGCACCACCTCAGGGACAGATGCGCCCCGGGCGGCAGCTCGCCGTGCTCGGGTTCATCTTCGTGGTCCTCTATCTTTTGGTGTTCTTCGCCGGCGCCAGCGGCAGTTGGAAGGACCGGCTCGAGCCCAAGCTCGGCCTGGACCTCATCGGCGGCACGCGGGTGACACTGGAGGCGACCAACAGCGTCGACGGCAAGCCTCCGACGGCGGAGAACCTCGAGGAGGCCCGCGAGATCATCGAGAGCCGGGTCAACGCGTTCGGCGTGGCCGAGGCCGAGGTGGTCACCGAGGGCAACCGCAACATCGTCATCTCCCTGCCCGGTGAGAACCGCAACCTCGACGACGTGGGCGAAGCGGCTGAGCTGCGCTTCCGTAAGGTGCTCAAGGCGGCCTCCGGCAGCGGTGTGGCCGAGGCTCCGCCCGCCGCCACGCCGACCCCGTCCGGGAGCGTCGCCCCGTCCGGCAGCCCGACCCCGTCCGGCGCCGCGACCCCGACCCCGACGGGCAGCGCCTCGCCGAAGGTGACCTCGTCGCCCAGCGGTGGTCAGGGCGGCATGGCCCCGGCGTCGCCCAGCGCCACGCCGACGCCGACCCCCTCCGCGTCCGCCACGGCTTCGCCGAGCGCCAGCTCCGAGCCGGTGCCGGCCAGTGTTGAGGAGCAGCGCAAGGCCGTCGAGCAGAAGGTCGGCGCCGCCGCGTGGCAGGCCGCCAACGGGCTGCAGGCCCCGGCCGACCTGAGCGCTGACCCGTCGCTGGCCGACAAGCTCAAGCCGTTCGGCACGCTGTCTCCGCAGGAGGTCGCGGTGCTGCCGGCGCAGATGCAGTTCAACGTGCCGACGATCGGCTGCGCGCAGCTCGACCAGCGCCCCCCGGCGTCGATCTCCGACCCGAAGCAGCAGGTGGTCTCCTGCGAGGACGGCGCTACGAAGTACCTGCTCGACCAGGCCAAGGTGCTGGGCACCGACGTGTCCGACGCCGACGCGGTGCTCGACCAGACCAACGCCTGGGTGGTCAGCCTGGACTTCACCGGCGACGGCCAGGGCAAGTGGACCTCCCTGACCCGTGAGGCGTTCAACAACGAGGGCCAGGCCTGCGACGCCACCGCGCTGGGCCAGGACGGCAAGTGCCGGGTCGCCGTCGTGCTGGACAACAAGATCGTCTCCTCCCCGGAGATCCAGGGCGTGCTGACCGGCAACTCCCAGATCACCGGCAACTTCAACCAGAAGGACGCCAGCACGCTCGCCGGTCAGCTCCGCTACGGCGCGCTGCCGGTGACCTTCGAGCAGCAGGAGGCGCAGAACGTCACCGCCACGCTCGGTGCCAGCCACCTGCGCGCCGGTCTGCTCGCGGCCGGTATCGGCATGCTGCTGGTCATCATCTACGCGTTCTTCTACTACCGGCTGCTCGGCTCGGTGATCTTCCTGAGCCTGATCCTCTCCGCGTTGCTGGTCTTCGGCGCGCTGGTGGTGCTCGGCCGGCAGATCGGCTTCACGCTCACCCTCGCCGGCATCGCCGGCATGATCGTCTCGCTCGGTGTGGCGGCGGACTCGTTCGTCATCTACTTCGAACGGTTGAAGGACGAGATCCGGGAGGGGCGCAGCCCGCGCAGCGCGGTGCCCCGCGCCTGGATCCGGGCCCGCCGCACGATCATCTCGGCCAACGCGATCACCCTTCTCTCCGCGGTGGTGCTCTACGTGGTCTCGGTCGGCACGGTCAAGGGCTTCGCGTTCGCCCTCGGTCTGGCCACCGTGCTGGACCTGGTGGTCGTGTTCCTCTTCCGGCACCCGATCATGACGATGTTCGCCCGGACCCGGGCGTTCCTGTCCCCGCGGGTCAGCGGTCTGGGCCGGGCACTTCCGGCCCGCAACCAGCCGACTCAGCCCCGCAACCCGCGCGCCAAGGAGGCCTGA
- a CDS encoding peptidylprolyl isomerase, whose translation MASSRDRQRKLARAKLDRQMARRAAATRRRRQIQAGVGAALILVLVVAGSAWALGAFDSDPEQNTAAQDTCLWTPQDATANTNLKDVGTPATKDLPTDGTRAMTVTTNQGGPITAELNLTNSPCAAASIAHLASRSFYDNTKCHEITAEGALHCGDPSGTGLGGPTYSFYDEELPTVPSASPSATPAPGQPPTYPKGTVAMVSNPPGSNGSQFLIFFKDFTTADPKYPVIGRVTGGLDVVEKIGALPTVDNGTGAKVKPSTDVTIQSLTVGEPVTGAAPAPSASGTPASSPSAG comes from the coding sequence GTGGCTTCCAGCAGGGACCGGCAGCGCAAACTGGCGCGGGCCAAGCTCGACCGGCAGATGGCTCGCCGGGCCGCCGCTACGCGGCGCCGACGGCAGATCCAGGCCGGCGTCGGCGCGGCTCTGATCCTCGTGCTGGTCGTGGCCGGCTCGGCCTGGGCGCTCGGAGCGTTCGACTCCGACCCGGAGCAGAACACGGCCGCGCAGGACACCTGCCTCTGGACTCCGCAGGACGCCACGGCCAACACCAACCTCAAGGACGTGGGCACGCCGGCCACCAAGGACCTGCCCACCGACGGCACCCGGGCCATGACGGTGACCACGAACCAGGGCGGGCCGATCACCGCGGAGCTGAACCTGACCAACTCCCCGTGCGCGGCGGCGAGCATCGCCCACCTGGCCAGCCGGTCGTTCTACGACAACACCAAGTGCCACGAGATCACCGCCGAGGGCGCGCTGCACTGCGGCGACCCCAGCGGCACCGGTCTCGGTGGGCCGACCTACTCGTTCTACGACGAGGAACTGCCGACCGTGCCGTCGGCGTCACCGTCGGCCACCCCGGCCCCCGGCCAGCCGCCGACGTACCCGAAGGGCACGGTGGCGATGGTCTCCAACCCGCCGGGCAGCAACGGCAGCCAGTTCCTGATCTTCTTCAAGGACTTCACCACCGCCGACCCGAAGTACCCGGTCATCGGCCGGGTGACCGGCGGGCTGGACGTGGTGGAGAAGATCGGTGCCCTCCCGACCGTGGACAATGGGACCGGGGCGAAGGTCAAGCCCAGCACCGATGTGACGATCCAGAGCCTCACGGTCGGTGAGCCGGTCACCGGTGCGGCACCGGCGCCGTCGGCCTCTGGCACCCCGGCCAGCAGCCCGAGCGCCGGCTGA
- the ruvB gene encoding Holliday junction branch migration DNA helicase RuvB, with protein sequence MSETEGLVSAYVSDAERDAEATVRPRRLAEFIAQDRVRDQLDLLLQGAMRRGAPPDHILLSGPPGLGKTSLANIVAAELGAGIRVTSGPAIERSGDLAAILTSLAEGDVLFIDEIHRIARPAEELLYSAMEDFRVDVVVGKGPGATAIPLDVEPFTLVGATTRSGLLTGPMRDRFGFVAHLDFYAPADLETLLHRSARILGVPITPEGATEIAGRSRGTPRIANRLLRRVRDYAEVRGDGVVDLDTARAALIVYDVDPLGLDRLDRAVLTALVDSFRGGPVGLSTLAVAVGEQPDTVEEVCEPFLVRAGLLARTPRGRVATEAAWRHLGRTPPNGTFGADSPPVPDLFSLDVDQP encoded by the coding sequence GTGAGCGAGACCGAAGGGCTCGTCTCGGCGTACGTCAGCGACGCCGAGCGGGACGCGGAGGCCACCGTCCGGCCGAGGCGGCTGGCCGAGTTCATCGCCCAGGACCGGGTCCGCGACCAGCTCGACCTGTTGTTGCAGGGCGCCATGCGGCGGGGGGCGCCGCCGGACCACATCCTGCTCTCCGGCCCACCCGGGTTGGGGAAGACGAGCCTGGCCAACATCGTCGCCGCCGAGCTGGGCGCGGGCATCCGGGTGACCAGTGGCCCGGCGATCGAGCGTTCCGGTGACCTGGCGGCGATCCTGACCAGTCTCGCCGAGGGTGACGTGCTCTTCATCGACGAGATTCATCGGATCGCGCGACCGGCGGAAGAGCTGCTGTACAGCGCGATGGAGGACTTCCGGGTCGACGTGGTGGTGGGCAAGGGTCCGGGGGCGACGGCGATTCCGCTGGACGTCGAGCCGTTCACCCTGGTCGGCGCGACGACCCGTTCGGGGTTGTTGACCGGGCCGATGCGGGACCGGTTCGGCTTCGTCGCGCACCTCGACTTCTACGCCCCGGCGGATCTGGAGACATTGTTGCACCGCTCGGCGCGGATCCTGGGGGTGCCGATCACCCCCGAGGGCGCGACCGAGATCGCCGGTCGGTCCCGGGGCACCCCGCGGATCGCCAACCGGCTGTTGCGCCGAGTCCGCGACTACGCCGAGGTGCGTGGTGACGGGGTGGTCGATCTCGATACCGCCCGTGCCGCCCTGATCGTGTACGACGTGGACCCGCTGGGCCTGGACCGGCTGGACCGGGCGGTGCTGACCGCGTTGGTCGACTCGTTCCGGGGCGGGCCGGTCGGGCTGTCCACTCTCGCCGTCGCGGTGGGGGAGCAGCCGGACACGGTCGAGGAGGTCTGCGAGCCGTTCCTGGTGCGAGCTGGGCTGTTGGCACGTACGCCCCGGGGTCGGGTGGCGACCGAGGCGGCCTGGCGGCATCTGGGACGCACACCGCCGAATGGTACATTTGGTGCGGATAGTCCACCTGTGCCCGATCTGTTCTCCTTGGATGTCGATCAGCCGTGA
- a CDS encoding MBL fold metallo-hydrolase, whose protein sequence is MLVAGFPADAFGTNCYVVATAPGEQCVVVDPGIGVLDQLDALLAEHRLHPAAVLLTHGHLDHTFSVAPVCGARGITAYVHPGDREMVADPSKGLSADLTSLFGGRLSYTEPEDVAELTDGATLTLAGLEIAVDHAPGHTGGSVLFRLPGTGSRWEADELCLSGDVLFAGSIGRTDLPGGSMPAMLTSLRDKILPLADDTVVLPGHGPSTTIGHERASNPYLIEVAGTSPAAPTRGL, encoded by the coding sequence GTGCTCGTGGCCGGCTTTCCCGCGGACGCCTTCGGCACCAACTGCTACGTGGTTGCCACCGCGCCGGGGGAGCAGTGCGTGGTGGTCGACCCCGGCATCGGGGTGCTCGACCAGCTCGACGCGCTGCTCGCCGAGCACCGCCTGCATCCGGCCGCCGTGCTGCTCACCCACGGCCACCTCGACCACACCTTCTCGGTGGCGCCGGTCTGCGGTGCGCGCGGCATCACCGCGTACGTGCACCCCGGCGACCGGGAGATGGTGGCCGACCCGTCCAAGGGCCTCTCGGCCGACCTGACGTCGCTCTTCGGCGGCCGGCTCAGCTACACCGAGCCGGAGGACGTGGCGGAGCTGACCGACGGCGCCACCCTCACGCTCGCCGGCCTGGAGATCGCCGTCGACCACGCCCCGGGCCATACCGGCGGGTCGGTGCTGTTCCGACTGCCCGGCACGGGGTCGAGGTGGGAGGCCGACGAGTTGTGCCTCTCCGGGGACGTCCTCTTCGCCGGGTCGATCGGCCGCACCGACCTGCCGGGCGGGAGCATGCCGGCCATGCTCACCAGCCTGCGCGACAAGATTCTTCCGCTGGCCGACGACACCGTCGTGCTGCCCGGCCACGGCCCGAGCACCACCATCGGCCACGAGCGCGCCAGTAACCCGTACCTCATCGAGGTGGCCGGCACGTCGCCGGCCGCTCCCACCCGGGGCCTCTAG